A stretch of Telopea speciosissima isolate NSW1024214 ecotype Mountain lineage chromosome 11, Tspe_v1, whole genome shotgun sequence DNA encodes these proteins:
- the LOC122645861 gene encoding pentatricopeptide repeat-containing protein At5g46580, chloroplastic codes for MAARVSTALDFHFTMTHSSDPKRPFLFSSPSRQQPTKRFTILCISSSTTTKSTPATDAEAEPPPQNQSLSDQLKPLSLNLLSETKKNKQPQLHSKPNSTWVNPSRPKRSVLSLQRHKRSSGSYNPQLTDLKLFSRKLNDCEPSEIALSAALQEIPHPPTRDNALIVLNNLKPWQKTLFFFNWLKTQNLFPLETIFYNVTMKSLRFGREYQLIEDLAHEMIDTGLELDNITYSTIITCAKRCNRLDKAVEWFERMYKTGLMPDEITYSAVLDVYAKLGKVEEVLTLYERGRASGWKPDPVAFSVLGKMFGEAGDYDGIRYVLQEMKSVGVEPNLVVYNTLLEAMGKAGKPGLARSLFEEMVAAGLTPNEKTLTALVKIYGKARWSRDALQLWESMKSNSWPMDFILYNTLLSMCADLGLEKEAEKLFEDMKQSEECRPDSWSYTAMLNIYGSGGKVERALELFEEMSESGVELNVMGCTCLIQCLGRAKKIDDLVRVFSVSIERGIEPDDRLCGCLLSVLSFCEKDEEVDKVLACLEKANSKLVAFVKQVEREEVSFDEIKEELRGILNEAVVEVRRPFVNCLIDVCRNRDLHERAHELLYLGTLYGLYPGLHNKTAQEWSLNLRSLSVGAAHTAFEEWMGAVSKGIERQEALPELFSAHTGAGTHKFAQGLASEFDSHLKKLAAPFRQSEEKAGCFVATREDLISWFSSRVPSVAC; via the coding sequence ATGGCTGCTAGAGTCTCCACGGCTTTGGATTTCCATTTCACCATGACACATTCATCTGATCCAAAGAGACCCTTTTTGTTCTCCTCACCTTCCAGACAACAACCCACCAAGAGATTCACAATTCTCTGcatctcctcctccaccaccaccaaatcTACTCCTGCAACTGACGCAGAAGCAGAACCCCCACCACAAAACCAATCCCTATCTGACCAGCTAAAGCCCCTCTCCCTCAATCTTCTCTCTGAGactaagaaaaataaacaacCCCAACTCCACTCCAAGCCCAATTCCACTTGGGTCAATCCCTCTAGGCCTAAACGCTCTGTCCTCTCCCTTCAACGCCATAAACGCTCTTCTGGCTCTTACAACCCTCAACTCACAGACCTTAAGCTTTTCTCTCGCAAGCTCAATGATTGTGAACCCTCTGAAATCGCTCTATCTGCTGCTCTCCAAGAGATCCCCCATCCACCCACTCGAGATAACGCGCTTATAGTCCTCAACAACTTGAAGCCATGGCAAAAgaccctctttttcttcaattggCTCAAGACCCAGAACCTTTTCCCCCTTGAAACCATCTTCTACAATGTCACCATGAAGTCACTGAGGTTTGGGAGGGAGTATCAGCTCATTGAAGACCTTGCCCATGAAATGATCGACACTGGACTTGAGCTCGATAACATCACTTACTCCACTATCATCACTTGTGCCAAGAGATGCAATCGCTTGGACAAGGCGGTAGAGTGGTTTGAGAGGATGTACAAGACGGGTTTAATGCCTGATGAGATTACTTATTCTGCTGTTTTAGATGTTTATGCCAAGTTGGGGAAGGTGGAAGAGGTGTTGACATTgtatgagagagggagagctaGTGGATGGAAGCCTGACCCAGTTGCTTTCTCTGTTCTGGGGAAGATGTTTGGTGAAGCTGGGGACTATGATGGCATCAGATATGTGTTGCAAGAGATGAAGTCTGTTGGGGTTGAACCAAATTTGGTTGTTTACAACACTTTGCTTGAAGCAATGGGTAAGGCTGGAAAGCCTGGTCTGGCTAGAAGCCTCTTTGAGGAGATGGTTGCAGCTGGTCTCACCCCTAATGAGAAAACACTAACTGCCCTTGTCAAGATCTATGGGAAGGCGAGATGGAGTCGTGATGCTTTGCAGCTCTGGGAGTCAATGAAATCAAACAGTTGGCCTATGGATTTCATCCTATATAACACATTGTTGAGCATGTGTGCTGATCTTGGGTTGGAAAAGGAAGCTGAGAAGCTCTTTGAAGATATGAAGCAGTCAGAAGAGTGTCGGCCAGATAGTTGGAGCTACACTGCAATGCTAAACATATATGGCAGTGGGGGGAAAGTCGAGAGGGCACTGGAGTTGTTTGAAGAAATGTCTGAGTCAGGTGTTGAGCTTAATGTGATGGGTTGTACTTGTTTGATCCAGTGCTTGGGAAGGGCCAAAAAGATTGATGATCTGGTTAGAGTGTTCTCTGTATCTATTGAGAGAGGGATTGAGCCTGATGATCGGCTTTGTGGTTGCTTGCTTTCTGTTTTGTCCTTCTGTGAGAAAGATGAGGAGGTAGACAAGGTCCTTGCTTGCTTGGAGAAAGCAAATTCTAAGCTGGTTGCCTTTGTTAAACAGGTGGAACGAGAGGAAGTTAGCTTTGACGAGATCAAAGAGGAGCTCAGGGGTATACTCAATGAAGCAGTTGTAGAAGTCCGTAGACCTTTCGTTAATTGCTTGATCGATGTCTGTCGAAACCGGGATCTCCATGAAAGAGCTCATGAGTTGCTATACTTGGGAACCCTTTATGGGTTATACCCTGGTCTACATAACAAGACTGCACAAGAATGGTCTTTGAACCTTAGATCCTTGTCAGTGGGTGCAGCTCACACTGCCTTCGAAGAGTGGATGGGTGCTGTATCAAAAGGGATAGAGCGTCAGGAGGCTTTGCCAGAACTATTTTCTGCCCACACTGGTGCCGGAACTCATAAGTTTGCTCAGGGATTGGCAAGTGAATTTGACTCCCATTTGAAGAAACTAGCTGCACCATTCAGGCAAAGTGAGGAGAAAGCTGGTTGTTTTGTGGCAACTCGAGAGGACTTGATATCATGGTTTAGTTCCAGGGTTCCATCTGTAGCTTGTTAG
- the LOC122646461 gene encoding protein phosphatase 2C 29-like, producing the protein MGGGFSRLFPCVKPADQTHQADLVFTASEPLDETLGHSFCYVRSSSRFLSPSHSDRLSPSQSLRLSPSHDPKTTLFKSISGASVSANTSAPRTVLQHDHIYDDAIECSAGAAPKSSTVFNGFESTSSFTALPLQPVPRGGVDASGPIERGFFMSGPLERGALSGPLDVNAASDGDRVHFSAPLGGLYVKRRKKKGISGIRKAFSRNFSDKKRPWVVPVLNFVGRKEGHAASQPTTTAAAYGGELEVKNDSVQWAHGKAGEDRVHVVVSEEHGWLFVGIYDGFNGPDAPEFLMGNLYRAVFNELQGLFWKNDDQDCSIATASQQEGGEGRDGISLPESKPEPEPDSSSQVANDPQGSVKRVTFQQEHHSGSVRKRLWEFLAEESADDGLDLSGSDRFAFSVDDAIRVSNAGSGRRRASLLLSKLRYGFSKNKDGGQNREYPWSYDWGEKEKVHEVENRVNERSCRSFRKRTVGSIDHESVLRALSRALDITESAYLDMTDKVLDRYPELALMGSCLLAVLMRDEDVYVMNVGDSRAIVAQYRSQAIGSSSDQRVGNDGAEMEGIVEESSVVGRVENKAPAERMMLTALQLSTDHSTSIEEEVLRIKEEHPDDNQCIVNDRVKGRLKVTRAFGAGFLKQPKLNNALLEMFRNDYIGTAPYISCSPSLCHHKLGPNDQFLVLSSDGLYQYFSNEEVVSHVESFMEKFPDGDPAQHLIEELLFRAAKKAGMDFHELLDIPQGDRRKYHDDVTVMVISLEGRIWKSSGKYL; encoded by the exons ATGGGAGGCGGTTTTTCGCGTCTCTTCCCGTGCGTCAAACCCGCCGATCAAACCCACCAAGCGGATTTGGTATTCACAGCTTCTGAACCTCTCGATGAAACCCTAGGCCATAGCTTCTGCTATGTTCGCTCTTCTTCTCGTTTCCTTTCACCTTCACACTCAGACCGTCTTTCACCTTCGCAGTCTCTTCGTCTCTCCCCTTCTCATGACCCCAAAACCACCTTGTTCAAATCCATCTCGGGCGCTTCCGTCAGTGCCAACACCTCTGCTCCCAGAACTGTCCTCCAACATGATCATATTTACGACGATGCCATTGAATGTTCCGCCGGTGCAGCTCCAAAATCCAGCACGGTCTTCAATGGCTTCGAGAGTACTTCGTCTTTCACTGCACTCCCGCTTCAACCAGTACCTCGCGGTGGCGTTGACGCTTCTGGTCCGATCGAGCGGGGGTTCTTCATGTCCGGTCCTCTTGAGAGAGGCGCGCTCTCTGGTCCGCTCGATGTGAACGCTGCCTCGGACGGCGACCGGGTTCACTTCTCAGCTCCGCTCGGTGGCCTTTACgtaaaaaggaggaaaaagaagggtATTTCGGGTATTCGAAAAGCCTTCTCCCGGAATTTCTCAGACAAAAAGAGACCCTGGGTTGTCCCTGTTCTGAATTTCGTCGGCCGGAAAGAGGGTCATGCGGCGTCACAGCCGACGACGACGGCGGCGGCTTATGGTGGTGAGTTGGAGGTGAAGAATGATAGTGTACAGTGGGCCCATGGGAAGGCCGGGGAGGATCGGGTTCACGTGGTGGTGTCTGAAGAACACGGGTGGCTCTTCGTCGGGATCTATGATGGCTTCAATGGTCCAGATGCGCCGGAATTTTTAATGGGTAATCTCTACCGTGCTGTCTTTAATGAGCTCCAAGGATTGTTTTGGAAGAATGATGACCAGGACTGCTCGATAGCTACAGCTTCTCAACAAGAAGGAGGAGAGGGCAGAGATGGTATTTCACTACCTGAATCGAAACCGGAACCGGAACCTGACTCGTCTTCTCAGGTGGCGAATGATCCGCAAGGGTCGGTAAAGCGAGTGACGTTTCAGCAAGAGCATCACAGTGGATCTGTGAGGAAGCGTCTTTGGGAGTTTCTTGCAGAAGAGAGCGCAGATGATGGGCTCGATCTTTCTGGGTCGGACCGGTTTGCGTTTTCGGTTGACGATGCGATTCGAGTTAGTAATGCCGGTTCAGGCAGAAGAAGAGCATCGCTGTTGTTATCGAAGCTGAGATATGGGTTCTCTAAGAACAAGGATGGTGGGCAGAACAGAGAGTACCCATGGAGTTATGAttggggagagaaagaaaaagttcaTGAGGTTGAGAACAGAGTCAATGAGAGAAGTTGCAGGAGTTTCAGGAAACGAACGGTGGGATCCATTGATCATGAATCTGTTTTGAGGGCTTTATCGAGGGCTCTTGATATCACTGAGTCTGCATACTTGGACATGACTGATAAGGTTCTTGATCGGTACCCGGAGCTGGCTCTGATGGGTTCGTGTTTGTTGGCTGTGTTAATGAGAGATGAAGATGTgtatgtgatgaatgtgggtgATAGTCGTGCGATTGTGGCGCAGTATCGGTCGCAGGCCATTGGTTCTAGTAGTGATCAAAGGGTTGGGAATGATGGAGCAGAGATGGAGGGTATAGTGGAAGAGTCCAGCGTTGTGGGTAGGGTGGAAAACAAGGCTCCTGCTGAAAGAATGATGTTGACTGCGTTGCAGCTGTCCACTGACCACAGCACGAGCATCGAAGAA GAAGTCTTAAGAATCAAGGAGGAACACCCAGATGACAACCAATGTATTGTCAATGATAGGGTTAAAGGTCGTCTAAAGGTGACGCGTGCATTTGGTGCTGGATTTCTCAAACAG CCTAAGTTGAATAATGCATTACTGGAGATGTTCCGCAATGATTATATTGGTACTGCACCATATATATCCTGCTCCCCATCTCTTTGTCACCATAAACTTGGTCCCAATGACCAGTTCTTAGTCCTTTCATCTGATGGTCTATATCAGTATTTTAGTAATGAGGAGGTTGTTTCTCATGTTGAGAGTTTCATGGAAAAGTTTCCTGATGGAGATCCAGCTCAACACTTGATTGAGGAGCTTCTGTTCCGTGCAGCCAAGAAAGCTG GAATGGATTTCCATGAGTTACTGGACATCCCACAAGGGGACCGCAGAAAGTACCATGATGATGTTACTGTTATGGTTATATCACTTGAAGGAAGAATATGGAAGTCATCAGGAAAATACTTATGA